A region from the Algoriphagus machipongonensis genome encodes:
- a CDS encoding ABC transporter ATP-binding protein, producing the protein MLKASGIHKHYGNLHVLKGVDLEISSSEIVSIVGSSGAGKSTLLHILGTLDKPEMGNLEMNGKDLLKLTGEELASFRNEQIGLIFQFHNLLPEFTALENIKIPGLIKGTSENKLMKRAGELAEILGISHRLDHKPATVSGGEQQRIAVARALINDPLVVFADEPSGNLDTENAQSLHSLFFTLREELKQAFVIVTHNNELAEMADRKVTMKDGLILED; encoded by the coding sequence ATGCTGAAAGCCAGTGGCATCCATAAGCACTACGGAAATTTACATGTTTTAAAAGGAGTGGATCTTGAAATTTCTTCTTCGGAGATAGTTTCTATCGTTGGTTCCTCCGGCGCAGGAAAAAGTACCTTACTCCATATTTTGGGAACCCTGGATAAACCCGAAATGGGGAACCTTGAAATGAATGGAAAAGACCTACTGAAATTGACCGGAGAAGAATTGGCTAGTTTTAGAAACGAACAGATTGGTTTGATTTTTCAATTTCACAACCTTCTTCCTGAGTTTACTGCTTTGGAGAATATTAAGATTCCTGGTTTGATCAAAGGAACTTCTGAAAACAAATTGATGAAAAGAGCAGGGGAATTAGCCGAAATCCTAGGGATTAGTCATCGATTGGATCATAAGCCGGCTACTGTTTCTGGAGGGGAGCAACAAAGAATCGCTGTCGCAAGAGCTTTGATAAATGATCCCTTGGTAGTTTTCGCTGACGAACCCAGTGGTAACCTGGATACAGAAAATGCCCAATCCCTTCATTCCTTGTTTTTTACTTTAAGAGAAGAGTTAAAGCAGGCATTTGTCATTGTAACCCATAACAATGAACTCGCTGAAATGGCTGATAGGAAAGTGACTATGAAAGATGGTTTGATCCTTGAAGATTAA
- a CDS encoding acyl-CoA thioesterase, whose amino-acid sequence MFEYDPQKHYPHETESRVVVRFQDCDPLRHLNNAKYFDYFFNAREDQVPKLYGLEVMDLIKKYKAAWVVYNHNISYVKPAMVGEWVRIMSRIIWHNHNTIVIEYYMCDDSKKELKTLLWSTMRYVTLAEGKSTDHTGAVMDFLKATSGNIDISEINIKDRVKVLAKELKK is encoded by the coding sequence ATGTTTGAATACGATCCACAGAAACATTATCCGCATGAAACAGAAAGTCGAGTTGTTGTTCGCTTTCAGGATTGCGATCCACTAAGGCATTTAAACAATGCGAAGTATTTTGATTATTTCTTCAATGCAAGGGAGGATCAAGTTCCCAAACTTTATGGGCTTGAGGTTATGGATTTGATTAAAAAGTATAAAGCTGCTTGGGTAGTTTACAATCATAACATCAGCTACGTGAAGCCAGCGATGGTTGGGGAATGGGTGAGAATCATGAGCCGTATTATATGGCATAACCATAATACCATTGTCATAGAGTATTATATGTGTGATGATTCTAAAAAGGAATTGAAAACCTTGCTTTGGTCTACGATGAGGTATGTGACCTTGGCCGAAGGAAAGTCTACAGACCATACAGGAGCTGTGATGGATTTCTTAAAAGCGACTTCCGGAAACATTGATATTTCAGAGATCAATATCAAGGATCGAGTTAAGGTTTTGGCGAAAGAACTCAAAAAATAA
- a CDS encoding peroxiredoxin has product MGLKKGTQAPNFTLASTGDKKVNLSKDFKDQALVLYFYPKDFTPGCTKEACEFRDQFEAFRDLNIPILGISKDDIPTHERFKKAHRLPFDLLSDPSGKVCKAYDALIPLIKMPKRITYLLDENHMIIESFSDMFEAKKHINKMLRSLNA; this is encoded by the coding sequence ATGGGATTAAAAAAAGGAACTCAAGCACCAAATTTCACCCTTGCATCAACAGGTGACAAAAAAGTCAACTTATCGAAGGATTTTAAAGATCAAGCCTTGGTCCTCTATTTTTATCCTAAGGACTTCACACCTGGATGTACAAAAGAAGCTTGTGAGTTTAGGGACCAATTTGAGGCATTTCGAGATCTTAACATCCCCATTTTAGGAATCAGCAAAGATGATATACCTACTCATGAAAGGTTTAAAAAGGCTCATAGACTTCCATTCGACCTACTTTCGGATCCTTCAGGAAAAGTATGTAAGGCATATGATGCTTTAATTCCCTTGATCAAAATGCCCAAAAGGATCACCTATTTATTAGACGAAAACCATATGATCATCGAATCCTTCTCTGATATGTTTGAAGCCAAAAAGCATATCAATAAAATGCTACGAAGCTTAAATGCTTAA
- a CDS encoding nicotinate phosphoribosyltransferase — protein sequence MKITKDLYQGSLALLTDFYQITMAYAYWKSNKAEQEAVFSLFFRKHPFQGGFTLAAGLDYVIDYCKSFKFEEKDISYLREMKAKDGAKMFDPKFLDYLAKMKFSCDIDAIEEGTVVFPNAPMIRVKGPLIQCQLLETPLLNIFNFQTLIATKAARINLAAKGEPVLEFGLRRAQGIDGALAASRASYIGGCSSTSNVMAGKLFGIPVSGTHAHSWIMSFETELEAFEAYAEAFPDQCIFLVDTYDTLNGVKNAIKVGNALRSKGKEMMGIRIDSGDLAYYSNQARQMLDEAGFPDAKIVASNDLDEHIITSLKGQEASINVWGVGTKLVTAFDQPALGAVYKLSAIKGEDGSFVPKIKVSQQSLKINVPGLHNVKRYYSKGKAVADMIYLEGQEINPKGTVIIDPTDNARRKRIMPLFYQEEELLKPIFRNGKLKYKSPNLETIRKRASDQLDTLDKTHKRLVNPHLYPVGLEENLHHLRTDLVLKAQQMDQASDEK from the coding sequence ATGAAAATTACCAAAGACTTATACCAAGGCTCTTTGGCCTTGTTGACTGATTTTTATCAAATCACCATGGCTTATGCCTATTGGAAATCAAATAAAGCTGAGCAAGAAGCCGTGTTCTCTTTATTTTTTCGGAAACATCCATTTCAAGGTGGATTTACCTTGGCAGCAGGACTTGATTATGTGATTGATTATTGCAAGAGCTTTAAATTTGAGGAGAAGGATATTTCCTACTTGCGTGAAATGAAAGCTAAGGATGGGGCAAAGATGTTTGACCCAAAATTCTTGGATTACTTGGCTAAAATGAAGTTTAGCTGTGATATTGATGCCATTGAAGAAGGAACTGTGGTATTCCCTAATGCACCTATGATCCGAGTAAAAGGTCCATTGATTCAATGCCAACTGCTAGAGACTCCTTTGTTAAATATTTTCAACTTTCAAACTCTGATAGCTACTAAAGCCGCAAGGATAAATTTAGCGGCTAAAGGTGAACCAGTGCTCGAATTTGGATTAAGGAGAGCGCAGGGAATAGATGGTGCTTTGGCAGCATCCAGAGCATCATACATTGGAGGCTGTTCTTCTACCTCCAATGTGATGGCAGGAAAGCTTTTTGGTATACCTGTATCAGGCACTCATGCTCATAGTTGGATTATGTCTTTCGAAACTGAATTGGAAGCCTTTGAGGCCTACGCAGAAGCTTTTCCTGATCAATGCATTTTCTTGGTTGATACTTATGATACACTCAATGGCGTCAAGAATGCCATCAAAGTGGGAAATGCACTGCGGAGCAAGGGGAAAGAAATGATGGGAATTCGAATTGATTCTGGAGATTTGGCTTATTACAGTAATCAAGCCCGGCAAATGCTTGATGAAGCAGGTTTTCCAGATGCGAAAATTGTCGCTTCAAATGATTTAGATGAGCATATTATTACTTCTTTGAAAGGGCAGGAGGCTTCAATTAATGTTTGGGGAGTAGGAACCAAATTAGTTACAGCCTTTGACCAACCTGCTTTGGGGGCAGTTTATAAATTGTCAGCCATCAAGGGAGAAGACGGTTCATTTGTGCCTAAGATTAAAGTTTCCCAACAATCCTTAAAAATCAATGTTCCCGGTTTGCATAATGTAAAACGCTACTATTCCAAAGGAAAAGCGGTAGCTGACATGATTTATCTAGAAGGTCAGGAAATCAATCCAAAAGGCACTGTTATCATTGACCCAACTGATAATGCGCGTAGGAAAAGGATTATGCCTTTGTTTTACCAAGAGGAGGAGTTATTGAAGCCTATTTTTAGAAATGGAAAGTTGAAATATAAAAGTCCAAACTTGGAGACTATAAGAAAGAGGGCTTCAGATCAACTTGATACTTTGGATAAGACACACAAGAGATTGGTGAACCCTCATTTATACCCGGTAGGTTTAGAAGAAAACCTGCACCATTTAAGGACCGATTTGGTTTTAAAAGCTCAACAAATGGATCAAGCATCAGATGAGAAGTAA
- a CDS encoding DMT family transporter encodes MLLAGVFFALMNVSVKYIPHIPAIEIILFRSFFSLIFSFMLLRRQRVNIFGNNRKLLVLRGVVGSVGLISFFFTLQNIPLASAVTLQYLSPILTTLLGIFIVKEKVKPIQFVFFTISFLGVMMVQGFDTRVNLLYAGIGFISALFSGLAYNVIRKLKNTEHPLVIIFYFPLVTLPIAGVISFFTWVQPVGWDWLILLWIGLCTQTAQYFMTVAYQNANVSKISSLSYLGVFYALIFGFFFFGETYSLMAYIGMGMLLLGVILNYRVKNAA; translated from the coding sequence ATGCTGTTAGCTGGTGTATTTTTTGCCTTGATGAATGTATCGGTTAAATACATTCCTCATATTCCCGCAATAGAAATTATTCTGTTCAGGTCATTTTTCAGTCTGATTTTTAGCTTCATGCTTTTGAGACGTCAGCGGGTGAATATTTTCGGGAATAACAGGAAGTTATTGGTTTTAAGAGGAGTGGTAGGGTCAGTAGGGCTCATCTCTTTTTTCTTTACACTGCAAAATATTCCATTGGCTAGTGCAGTGACTCTTCAATACCTTTCACCGATCTTGACGACCTTGTTGGGGATATTTATAGTGAAAGAGAAAGTGAAACCCATTCAGTTTGTCTTTTTTACCATTTCTTTTTTAGGAGTAATGATGGTTCAGGGCTTTGATACCCGAGTAAATCTGCTGTATGCCGGAATTGGTTTTATTTCAGCACTCTTTTCAGGGTTGGCCTATAATGTCATCAGGAAGCTAAAAAATACAGAACATCCATTAGTAATTATTTTTTACTTTCCGTTAGTGACTTTACCTATAGCTGGGGTAATCAGTTTCTTTACTTGGGTGCAACCAGTAGGTTGGGACTGGTTGATTCTTCTGTGGATTGGTCTATGTACCCAAACTGCTCAGTACTTTATGACAGTGGCCTACCAAAATGCGAATGTTTCTAAAATTTCTAGCCTGAGCTATTTAGGAGTATTCTATGCCTTGATTTTTGGTTTCTTCTTTTTTGGAGAAACCTACTCCTTGATGGCCTATATAGGGATGGGGATGTTACTGTTAGGTGTGATTTTAAATTACAGGGTGAAAAACGCAGCTTAA
- a CDS encoding ADP-ribosylglycohydrolase family protein, which translates to MNKLTLILLTLIIFSCSKPDKIEEEKTNYILESGLNENELKDKILGMLVGSAIGDAMGAPTEMWARADINLQYGFVETLDSMIREVSPEGIWLPNLPAGGTTDDTRWKELTVNYLLSQSPTSLDSKDFAEFIFNQYSSYVQELKNSESIDPSDIEKSTLKFTWLQEWAKVSQPYIAGNVDGYADSLSRFYGGEMVCAGLLYAPAIGAIYPGNPEKAYLESYKLAIYDIGYARDLTALSAAMTAAGMKKGANKEDILAALRIDPKGYYQSRLVGRTAQQILINSLAIDQKAWQLDSTENRFSPDSEALKFAFSELDQRQQDMPFHAGEIYLQVLTAMLYADFDFQKTMVFLVNYGRDNDTTAAVAGGILGAHVGFEKLPSDSKQKVLKVSKEVLGIDLEKLADRLTQHLLT; encoded by the coding sequence ATGAATAAACTAACCCTCATTCTACTGACTCTAATTATTTTTTCTTGTTCTAAACCTGATAAAATAGAGGAAGAAAAGACTAATTACATCCTTGAAAGCGGGCTTAATGAAAATGAGTTAAAAGACAAAATCCTAGGTATGCTTGTCGGATCAGCCATCGGAGACGCCATGGGAGCACCGACAGAGATGTGGGCCAGAGCAGATATCAACCTACAATATGGTTTTGTTGAAACCTTAGATTCTATGATTCGAGAGGTCTCTCCAGAAGGAATTTGGCTCCCAAACCTACCTGCAGGTGGAACCACGGACGATACGAGATGGAAAGAACTTACCGTCAATTACCTATTGAGCCAATCCCCTACCTCTTTGGATTCCAAAGACTTTGCAGAGTTTATCTTTAATCAATACAGCAGCTACGTTCAAGAATTGAAAAATAGCGAAAGTATTGATCCATCTGACATAGAAAAATCCACGCTCAAATTTACCTGGCTTCAAGAATGGGCAAAAGTCAGTCAGCCTTATATCGCTGGAAATGTGGATGGTTATGCAGATTCTCTTAGTAGATTTTATGGTGGAGAAATGGTCTGTGCAGGATTATTATATGCACCGGCGATTGGAGCTATTTATCCTGGAAATCCAGAAAAAGCCTATTTGGAATCCTATAAACTAGCCATCTATGACATCGGCTATGCCCGTGATTTAACGGCATTATCAGCTGCTATGACTGCCGCAGGAATGAAGAAAGGGGCGAATAAAGAGGATATTTTGGCAGCTTTAAGAATTGATCCAAAAGGATACTACCAAAGTAGGCTGGTTGGAAGAACCGCTCAACAGATATTGATTAATTCATTGGCAATAGATCAGAAAGCCTGGCAATTGGATAGTACTGAAAACAGGTTTTCGCCGGATAGCGAGGCCTTAAAATTTGCCTTTTCTGAATTAGACCAAAGGCAGCAAGACATGCCGTTTCATGCGGGAGAAATTTATCTGCAAGTATTGACAGCTATGCTTTATGCGGATTTTGACTTTCAAAAAACGATGGTTTTTTTAGTGAATTATGGTCGAGATAATGATACGACAGCTGCCGTAGCTGGAGGAATTTTAGGAGCTCATGTTGGTTTTGAGAAGCTTCCTTCAGATTCTAAACAAAAAGTATTGAAAGTAAGCAAAGAGGTATTGGGGATAGATCTTGAGAAATTGGCAGATCGATTGACCCAGCACCTTCTAACATAA
- a CDS encoding phosphotransferase, with protein sequence MINLELTSSLKEISKLPIWANGEEIQKVEPAGESNMNVVLRVQTNRRSVIIKQSKNYVRKFPQIAAPVERIEIEHAFYQSLKNNITLKKLSPQVISFLPDQHLLITQDLGKGSDFLGIYEGRLKIGIQDMQIFTDYLNSLHELEPKNFPDNQAMKVLNHEHIFQFPFLEENGFDLDSVQSGLQSLSLKYKKNSSLKRKIDELGKRYLKQGDTLLHGDFYPGSWLQTKDGIKIIDPEFGFMGDPEFDIGVLFAHLDLGQQAESLKIEFLKNYIQPLSPRLLSQYQGVEILRRLIGIAQLPVNMTLSYKENLMDKAVDLILTDE encoded by the coding sequence ATGATCAACCTTGAATTAACCAGCAGCTTAAAAGAGATTTCAAAACTCCCTATTTGGGCTAATGGTGAGGAGATTCAAAAAGTGGAGCCAGCAGGTGAAAGTAATATGAACGTGGTATTGAGAGTTCAAACAAACCGACGTTCTGTAATCATCAAACAATCCAAAAACTACGTACGGAAATTCCCCCAGATTGCAGCTCCTGTAGAAAGAATAGAAATAGAACATGCATTCTATCAAAGCTTAAAAAACAATATTACACTTAAGAAACTCTCTCCTCAAGTGATTTCTTTTCTTCCCGACCAACACTTGTTGATCACTCAGGATTTAGGGAAAGGAAGTGATTTTTTAGGGATTTATGAAGGTAGATTGAAAATAGGCATACAGGATATGCAAATTTTTACAGACTATCTCAATTCGCTTCATGAGCTTGAGCCAAAAAATTTCCCTGATAATCAGGCGATGAAAGTTTTAAATCATGAACATATTTTCCAGTTTCCTTTTCTAGAAGAAAATGGATTTGACTTAGATTCAGTTCAATCAGGCTTACAAAGTCTAAGTCTGAAATACAAAAAGAATTCTAGTCTAAAAAGAAAAATTGACGAATTGGGAAAACGCTATTTAAAACAAGGGGACACCCTTTTACATGGTGATTTCTATCCAGGAAGCTGGCTTCAAACTAAAGATGGTATTAAAATTATAGATCCTGAATTTGGATTTATGGGTGATCCTGAGTTTGACATAGGAGTTCTTTTTGCGCATTTAGACCTAGGTCAACAAGCAGAAAGTCTGAAAATCGAATTTCTAAAAAACTATATTCAACCCCTATCACCAAGGCTATTGTCACAATACCAAGGAGTGGAAATATTGCGTAGATTGATCGGAATTGCGCAACTACCAGTTAATATGACTTTGTCTTATAAAGAAAACTTGATGGATAAAGCCGTAGATTTAATCCTTACAGATGAATAA
- the sucC gene encoding ADP-forming succinate--CoA ligase subunit beta translates to MNIHEYQAKEVLKGYGVRIQNGIVADNPEAAHEAAVKLNAETGTSWYVIKAQIHAGGRGKGKIQQTGSNGVVLAKKLEDVADKAKAILGGTLVTHQTGPEGKVVNKILVAEDVYYPGDSEPKEYYLSILLDRAQGCNVIMASTEGGMDIEDVAENSPEKIIKEWIDPKVGLQGFQIRKVAFKLGLTGTAFKEMVKFIAALYKAYEGTDSSQFEINPVLKTSDDKILAVDAKVNLDDNALYRHKDLADLRDLSEEDPLEVEAGKSGLNYVKLDGNVGCMVNGAGLAMATMDMIKLSGGEPANFLDVGGGANATTVEAGFRIILQDPNVKAILINVFGGIVRCDRIANGVVEAYKSIGDIRVPIIVRLQGTNAVEGAKIIDESGLKVASAITLKEAADKVQAVLQG, encoded by the coding sequence ATGAATATTCACGAATATCAGGCTAAAGAAGTATTAAAAGGATATGGAGTTCGCATTCAGAACGGTATTGTAGCCGACAATCCAGAAGCAGCTCATGAAGCAGCTGTTAAACTCAACGCTGAAACCGGAACTTCCTGGTACGTGATCAAAGCTCAAATTCATGCCGGAGGCCGAGGTAAAGGTAAAATCCAACAAACTGGATCCAATGGTGTGGTTCTTGCAAAAAAACTAGAAGATGTAGCTGACAAAGCTAAAGCAATTCTGGGCGGGACTTTGGTGACGCATCAGACTGGACCGGAAGGCAAAGTTGTCAATAAAATCTTAGTAGCAGAGGACGTCTATTATCCAGGTGACTCTGAGCCAAAGGAATACTATTTATCTATTTTGCTTGACCGAGCACAAGGATGTAATGTAATCATGGCTTCTACTGAAGGTGGAATGGACATTGAGGATGTGGCAGAAAACTCTCCAGAAAAAATCATTAAGGAGTGGATCGACCCTAAAGTCGGACTTCAAGGTTTCCAAATTAGAAAAGTTGCTTTCAAACTAGGTTTGACCGGTACTGCATTTAAAGAAATGGTGAAGTTTATTGCCGCTCTTTACAAAGCATACGAAGGAACTGACTCTTCTCAATTTGAGATCAACCCAGTATTAAAAACTTCTGACGATAAAATTCTTGCAGTTGATGCCAAAGTAAATTTGGATGACAACGCACTTTACAGACATAAGGACCTTGCAGATCTTAGAGATTTGTCTGAGGAAGATCCTTTGGAAGTAGAAGCAGGAAAATCAGGATTGAATTACGTAAAACTTGACGGAAACGTAGGTTGTATGGTAAATGGTGCCGGCCTTGCAATGGCAACCATGGATATGATCAAGCTTTCTGGTGGCGAGCCTGCTAACTTCCTAGATGTAGGAGGAGGCGCAAACGCTACTACCGTAGAGGCTGGATTCCGAATTATTCTTCAGGACCCTAATGTTAAAGCGATCCTTATCAATGTATTTGGTGGTATCGTAAGATGTGACCGTATTGCAAATGGTGTGGTTGAAGCTTACAAATCTATTGGTGATATCCGTGTTCCTATTATCGTAAGACTACAAGGAACTAATGCAGTTGAAGGTGCAAAAATCATTGATGAATCAGGATTGAAAGTTGCTTCTGCGATCACGTTGAAAGAAGCTGCTGACAAAGTTCAGGCGGTTCTTCAAGGATAA
- the pncA gene encoding bifunctional nicotinamidase/pyrazinamidase → MRSKEEALIIVDVQKDFLPGGALEVKDGDQIIPIINRLQKEFELVVATQDFHPADHKSFAANHEGKKVGDFVKLGGLDQFLWPVHCVQGSEGASFEKDLEKKSWAEIFQKGKNPEVDSYSGFFDNARKGDTGLGDYLKEKGVKSVYITGLALDYCVKFTAMDALSLGFETFLVKDASRAVNITPEDGGNALKEMQEAGIQIITSQEIL, encoded by the coding sequence ATGAGAAGTAAAGAAGAGGCATTGATTATAGTAGATGTTCAGAAAGATTTTCTACCAGGTGGGGCTTTAGAAGTCAAGGATGGAGATCAAATCATTCCTATTATCAACAGACTTCAAAAAGAATTTGAATTGGTTGTAGCCACCCAGGATTTTCACCCTGCCGACCATAAAAGTTTTGCAGCAAACCATGAAGGGAAGAAAGTAGGTGATTTTGTCAAACTAGGAGGGTTAGATCAGTTCCTTTGGCCTGTGCACTGTGTACAAGGATCTGAAGGTGCCTCATTTGAGAAAGACCTTGAAAAAAAGTCCTGGGCTGAAATATTTCAAAAAGGAAAAAATCCAGAAGTGGATTCTTATTCAGGTTTTTTTGACAATGCCAGAAAAGGAGATACAGGTTTAGGAGATTATTTAAAAGAGAAAGGCGTGAAATCGGTTTATATCACTGGGCTTGCTCTAGATTACTGTGTCAAGTTTACAGCGATGGATGCATTAAGCCTTGGGTTTGAAACTTTCTTAGTGAAAGATGCTAGCAGAGCAGTCAATATTACTCCTGAGGATGGGGGGAATGCATTGAAAGAAATGCAAGAGGCAGGGATTCAAATTATCACTAGTCAAGAAATACTTTAA
- a CDS encoding acyl-CoA dehydrogenase family protein, which produces MFGLPRTLYTEEHELFRQSVRDFIAKEVSPYNKEWEQNKMVSRESWKKFGENGFLGIQAPESLGGMNIQDFRFNAILIEELGLSGCSGPAIGYPLHSDIVMPYILHYGTESAQSKYIPKMVSGDFIGAIAMTEPGAGSDLQGILTSAVDQGDHYLVNGTKTFITNGYLSDVVVVAVKTDPNKGAKGISLLIIDKDMKGFTRGKPFQKVGLHAQDTCELFFEDVIVPKENLLGNEGEGFKYLMTELAQERLVVSLAAVALGEYMLEATVDYVKTRKAFKKSLSEFQNTRFKLAEMTAALEQGRIYCDHLVQLHNQGLLDSAMASAAKYNMTELQCKVADECVQLHGGYGYMWDYGVARAYADARVQRIYAGTNEIMKELIARKILK; this is translated from the coding sequence ATGTTTGGATTACCCAGAACCCTATATACAGAAGAACATGAACTTTTCCGTCAAAGTGTACGGGATTTTATTGCAAAAGAAGTAAGCCCATACAATAAAGAATGGGAGCAGAATAAAATGGTTTCCCGAGAATCTTGGAAGAAATTTGGAGAGAATGGTTTTTTAGGAATACAGGCTCCAGAATCACTTGGTGGCATGAATATCCAGGATTTTAGATTTAATGCCATACTTATTGAGGAATTGGGACTGAGTGGATGTTCGGGGCCAGCTATAGGATACCCTTTACACAGTGATATCGTGATGCCTTATATTTTGCATTATGGGACAGAAAGTGCTCAATCAAAATACATCCCTAAAATGGTTTCGGGAGACTTTATAGGGGCAATAGCCATGACTGAACCAGGAGCAGGGTCAGATTTGCAGGGTATATTGACTAGTGCTGTAGATCAAGGCGATCATTACCTTGTCAATGGTACAAAGACCTTTATTACGAATGGATACCTTTCTGATGTAGTGGTAGTAGCAGTGAAAACTGATCCCAATAAAGGGGCAAAAGGAATAAGTCTTCTTATCATAGACAAGGATATGAAAGGTTTTACTAGAGGAAAGCCTTTTCAGAAAGTTGGCCTTCATGCGCAAGATACCTGCGAATTGTTTTTTGAGGATGTTATAGTTCCAAAAGAGAACCTCCTTGGAAATGAAGGTGAGGGATTTAAATATTTGATGACTGAACTAGCTCAAGAGCGTTTGGTAGTCTCTCTTGCTGCAGTGGCATTAGGAGAATATATGCTAGAGGCTACCGTAGATTACGTGAAAACCAGAAAGGCATTTAAGAAATCTCTTTCTGAATTTCAGAATACGAGATTTAAACTAGCTGAAATGACGGCTGCATTGGAGCAAGGAAGAATTTATTGTGATCACCTGGTCCAGCTACATAATCAGGGCTTATTAGATTCAGCTATGGCTTCAGCGGCCAAATATAATATGACTGAGCTTCAATGTAAGGTAGCAGATGAATGTGTCCAGTTGCATGGAGGTTATGGTTATATGTGGGACTATGGTGTGGCAAGAGCTTATGCAGATGCCCGAGTTCAGCGTATTTATGCAGGCACAAACGAGATTATGAAAGAGCTTATTGCAAGAAAAATATTGAAATAG